From a region of the Leptospira montravelensis genome:
- a CDS encoding EAL and GGDEF domain-containing protein, translating to MQNEPLGSNILSGLTVKSLLAEYPNSFQVMDWEGTFISVTERFARFLEFAPKEIAGKSILDFTQEDDKENTKYTFDSLGENPNILNFENRLVTKSQEEVWIIWLLIPLRESKIILAFDRDVTIQKDISFEFLLQQQKYKSIFDNLPMGIAITDEKGKIVETNKTARTYFNIQDGELLNRTLNIRKYTLIQPNGNKIYPRKSSLMRALRHKEVIRNMEIGLIKEDKITWFDILATPIPLENFGLAVAFLDITQRRHAEEKIAYMAFFDQLTNLPNRNSLIDKLFPIFEEARRHGNLVGILAIDLDNFKIINDSRGHDFGDKIIKLVAYRIRESIRVYDLISRQGGDEFTVVLPDLSNERDAAVISESILDAMTHPFVIDGERIFVNISIGIALYPTDGKDSNTLLKNADSALNLAKSQGKNCYVFFTEELQTVVAERLEIENRMRIAIIENQFTLMYQPKIDLYTKKPVGVEALIRWRHPERGLISPNVFIPISEETGMILAIGEWVIKSAIQTMRFWKDAGINDVSMAVNISTKQFKHEKLISTIAENLKLFKVDPHDLEVELTESSVMENADEAVRTMQEIRKLGAKIAIDDFGTGYSSLGYLKKLPISSLKIDRSFVSEITSDKDSKTIIHAVSNLAHNLGLIVVAEGAETEEQVSLLAESGVDLIQGFFFAKPMTSEDCLHFLKTELGISD from the coding sequence ATGCAAAATGAGCCATTAGGCAGTAATATTCTCTCCGGACTCACAGTTAAATCGCTCCTCGCCGAATATCCAAACAGTTTTCAAGTTATGGATTGGGAGGGAACTTTTATTTCAGTTACCGAAAGATTCGCAAGGTTTCTTGAATTTGCTCCGAAGGAGATTGCCGGTAAGTCTATTCTTGATTTTACTCAAGAAGACGACAAAGAAAATACAAAATACACATTTGATAGTTTGGGTGAGAATCCGAATATTTTAAATTTCGAAAACAGACTCGTTACAAAATCCCAGGAAGAAGTTTGGATCATTTGGTTACTCATTCCATTACGGGAATCAAAAATCATTTTAGCTTTTGATCGCGATGTGACCATTCAAAAAGACATTTCTTTTGAGTTCCTTCTCCAACAACAAAAGTACAAATCTATTTTTGATAACTTACCTATGGGCATTGCCATCACTGATGAAAAAGGAAAAATTGTAGAAACTAATAAAACTGCAAGAACTTATTTTAACATACAAGATGGAGAACTTCTTAACAGAACTTTAAACATACGTAAATACACTCTCATCCAACCCAATGGGAATAAAATTTATCCACGCAAATCGAGCCTCATGCGTGCACTTCGTCACAAAGAAGTCATTCGAAACATGGAAATTGGTCTTATCAAAGAAGATAAAATTACTTGGTTTGATATTTTGGCCACACCGATTCCCCTTGAGAACTTTGGACTTGCCGTTGCCTTCCTTGACATTACCCAAAGAAGACATGCCGAAGAAAAAATTGCCTATATGGCATTTTTTGACCAACTAACTAACTTACCGAATCGAAACTCTCTTATTGACAAACTATTTCCAATTTTTGAAGAAGCAAGAAGGCATGGAAATCTCGTTGGAATTCTTGCGATTGATTTAGATAACTTTAAAATTATAAACGATTCTCGTGGTCATGACTTCGGTGATAAAATCATCAAATTGGTCGCCTACCGAATTAGAGAAAGCATTCGAGTTTACGATTTGATTAGTAGACAAGGTGGAGATGAATTCACAGTCGTACTTCCTGATTTATCAAATGAAAGAGATGCAGCAGTAATTTCTGAATCTATTTTAGATGCAATGACACACCCCTTTGTGATTGATGGGGAAAGAATTTTTGTAAACATATCAATAGGGATCGCACTATATCCAACAGACGGAAAAGACTCCAACACACTTTTAAAAAATGCAGATAGTGCACTCAACTTGGCCAAATCCCAAGGAAAAAACTGTTATGTATTTTTTACGGAAGAACTGCAAACCGTTGTGGCAGAACGATTAGAAATCGAAAACCGTATGCGAATTGCCATCATCGAAAATCAATTCACTTTGATGTACCAACCTAAAATAGATCTTTATACAAAAAAACCAGTTGGTGTTGAGGCTCTGATCCGTTGGCGTCACCCAGAACGAGGACTTATTTCTCCTAACGTATTCATACCTATCTCTGAAGAAACTGGAATGATTTTAGCTATCGGGGAATGGGTGATTAAATCAGCCATCCAGACTATGCGTTTTTGGAAAGATGCAGGAATTAACGATGTTTCTATGGCTGTTAATATCTCCACCAAACAGTTTAAACACGAGAAATTGATTTCTACCATCGCAGAAAATTTAAAACTTTTTAAAGTGGATCCACACGACTTGGAAGTGGAACTTACAGAAAGTTCGGTAATGGAAAACGCAGACGAAGCAGTCCGCACCATGCAGGAAATTCGAAAATTAGGTGCCAAAATTGCCATTGATGACTTTGGAACTGGCTATAGTAGTTTGGGTTATTTGAAAAAACTACCTATTTCCTCCTTAAAAATTGATCGATCGTTTGTGTCTGAAATCACTTCTGACAAAGATTCAAAAACAATCATCCATGCCGTTTCCAACCTAGCACATAACCTTGGTTTAATTGTGGTCGCCGAAGGGGCGGAAACTGAGGAACAAGTAAGTTTACTTGCAGAAAGTGGTGTGGATCTGATTCAGGGGTTTTTCTTTGCAAAACCTATGACTTCCGAGGATTGCCTTCATTTTCTGAAGACTGAACTTGGAATTTCGGATTGA
- a CDS encoding DUF1574 family protein, with translation MRSKFLGIGISLFFFLVLELVVRFTGIHYLEQPEIFFVNLKKNFVESGKGDADIIVLGDSRSMALAGYPKDSETEYSVYNHSLPAMGPKYYRFFLEKYLKKGNTKPKMVLFAASPKLYSTGYGPPLYDPDAKSVKENESISAYLNRRWNEGIEKNFFRTATPNNIISYSGKQEDANQILWEFFGHRYLHQFTFAELSNQYSGVERLFILSKAAPLLYESYRFHGAIRNALSQTNWKVDKNYKERSLFCESCENVEAGLCKPASSQLEDNLTIEDQITRHFGKYNISNRLKPELVLFSKDRIRKELDEELKNPKPYVYEKPDFIVLKELIEYTKAQGIEFGLVYMPWILEKQESQESKDLLVDLKLFFRENPESKLFFFPESSYPSDRFVDNIHYDCRGEKRVNEEFRNSVLPQVFRFLHSKEKSN, from the coding sequence TTGCGTTCTAAATTTTTAGGAATTGGAATATCTCTCTTCTTTTTTTTGGTTTTGGAACTTGTGGTGCGATTCACTGGAATCCATTATTTGGAACAACCCGAAATCTTTTTTGTAAACCTAAAGAAAAATTTTGTCGAATCGGGAAAAGGCGATGCCGATATCATCGTGTTAGGTGATTCTAGGTCAATGGCTCTAGCTGGATATCCAAAAGATTCCGAGACAGAATATTCTGTTTATAACCATAGTTTGCCTGCGATGGGCCCAAAATACTATCGTTTCTTTTTGGAAAAATATTTAAAAAAGGGAAATACCAAACCAAAAATGGTATTGTTTGCTGCGTCGCCTAAGTTATATTCTACGGGATATGGGCCTCCACTTTATGACCCCGATGCCAAGTCGGTAAAAGAAAACGAATCCATTTCTGCTTATTTGAATCGCCGGTGGAACGAAGGAATCGAAAAGAATTTTTTTCGGACAGCCACTCCTAACAATATCATTAGTTACAGTGGAAAACAGGAGGATGCAAACCAAATCCTTTGGGAATTTTTTGGTCACAGATACCTCCACCAATTTACTTTTGCAGAACTATCCAATCAATATTCTGGTGTGGAAAGGTTGTTTATTCTTTCCAAAGCTGCCCCATTGTTGTATGAATCATATAGGTTTCACGGAGCCATTCGCAATGCTCTTAGCCAAACCAATTGGAAAGTAGATAAAAATTACAAAGAACGATCTCTCTTTTGTGAGTCTTGTGAAAATGTAGAAGCGGGACTTTGTAAACCTGCTTCTTCACAATTAGAGGACAATCTTACCATTGAAGACCAAATCACTCGTCATTTCGGAAAGTATAACATTTCCAATCGATTGAAACCAGAACTTGTATTATTTTCCAAAGATAGGATTCGAAAAGAATTGGATGAGGAATTAAAAAATCCAAAACCATATGTCTATGAAAAACCTGACTTTATTGTTTTGAAAGAATTGATTGAATACACCAAAGCACAAGGGATTGAATTTGGATTGGTTTATATGCCTTGGATTTTGGAAAAACAAGAGTCCCAGGAATCCAAAGACCTACTTGTCGATTTAAAACTATTTTTTAGAGAAAATCCAGAGTCCAAACTCTTTTTCTTTCCCGAATCTTCCTACCCCAGTGACCGATTTGTAGATAATATCCATTACGATTGCCGAGGAGAAAAACGGGTAAACGAAGAGTTCCGCAATTCGGTTCTTCCACAGGTGTTCCGTTTTTTGCATTCGAAAGAAAAATCCAATTGA
- the pheT gene encoding phenylalanine--tRNA ligase subunit beta: MKLSVDWLNDFTPLSQVPFEKVLEKINTSICEIDDVEEFKVHLSSVITVKIKSLEKHPNAEKLQTTIATDGSKEYQIVTAATNVKVGDIVPLALPGTKLDGKEILDSELRGVRSQGMYCSEKELGLALESSGVLIFPADTTLGISVRKLFLWEDTILTIDNKSITHRPDLWNHFGFARELSSQLQLPLNDFPFQADIKLESGNDGLSVINSEHAHAYYVCSIQDVNIAPSNPKIKSRLEKCGIRSINNVVDVSNYLLLELGQPTHFFDRERLQSTTFSVIKSKDGDTFPLLDDTSPKLQKDLLLIQNGKDPVALAGVMGGKDSAVIDSTKNLVMESAVFKREDVRYTIRKTNIRTESAVRYEKGLDSFTCLPVIKRAVQLLKENGNPKIKVFAPQGFNHTETKSVTIKTNLSFLRHKLGKNISQIEVTEILKRLGFTVTNEGEELTVLVPKFRQNYDVTIQEDLVEEIGRTIGYASIQTQALSMAVETPIRNPLRELERRVKNFLALEVGFNEVYNYSFASPADAKLEATLESSSLKISNEMPDEHSLLRNSLYPGLIKQAKLNQDRFDSFNLFELGRTYHKEGKGSELAEEKRWMSILSLSKNKQNDITSIELEFLQLRETISDLFQYLNLPKFQWLKTSKNYFHPNAALVLSYEGNEIAELGILHTRYADEYDLKRRAILSKINMELLVEIWEKWGRNSHFIPPSNFPQGQLDLSLLMNEKEPTEPFADLVNTMNIPELESVFVQTIFRGDSVGEGKKSVTYRFQLMSYDKTFTQERFKELSDSLVEMAKVNGYNLR; the protein is encoded by the coding sequence TTGAAACTTTCAGTTGATTGGTTAAACGATTTTACCCCGCTCTCCCAGGTCCCATTCGAAAAGGTTCTGGAAAAAATTAATACATCCATTTGCGAAATTGATGACGTGGAAGAATTTAAAGTCCACCTATCGTCAGTTATTACTGTTAAAATCAAATCACTGGAAAAACATCCGAATGCAGAAAAACTGCAAACTACCATTGCTACAGATGGTTCTAAAGAGTACCAAATTGTTACGGCAGCAACGAATGTGAAAGTGGGGGACATTGTTCCTTTGGCACTACCAGGAACCAAATTAGATGGAAAAGAAATTTTAGATTCGGAACTTCGGGGAGTTCGTTCGCAAGGGATGTATTGTTCCGAAAAAGAATTAGGCCTTGCTTTAGAATCTTCGGGTGTTTTAATTTTTCCTGCAGATACAACTCTCGGAATTTCTGTTCGCAAACTTTTTTTATGGGAAGATACCATTCTCACAATCGATAACAAATCCATCACACATAGACCAGATCTTTGGAACCATTTTGGATTTGCTCGTGAACTTTCCTCCCAACTCCAATTACCTTTAAACGATTTTCCTTTCCAAGCAGATATAAAATTAGAATCAGGAAATGACGGACTTAGTGTTATAAATTCTGAACATGCACATGCGTATTACGTTTGTTCCATTCAAGATGTAAACATAGCTCCTTCTAATCCAAAAATCAAATCAAGACTCGAAAAATGTGGTATTCGTTCGATTAACAATGTCGTAGATGTTTCCAATTATCTTTTATTGGAACTAGGACAACCTACCCATTTTTTTGATCGTGAAAGATTACAATCTACAACCTTCTCTGTGATAAAATCTAAAGATGGTGACACTTTTCCTCTGTTAGATGATACATCACCTAAATTACAAAAAGATCTCCTGCTCATTCAAAATGGAAAAGATCCTGTGGCCTTGGCGGGGGTTATGGGTGGAAAAGATTCTGCAGTCATCGATTCTACAAAAAATTTAGTAATGGAATCTGCGGTTTTCAAAAGAGAAGATGTTCGTTATACCATTCGTAAAACCAATATCCGCACAGAATCTGCAGTTCGATATGAAAAAGGATTAGATAGTTTCACTTGTTTGCCTGTCATTAAACGTGCCGTGCAACTTTTAAAAGAAAATGGAAATCCAAAAATTAAAGTATTTGCACCACAAGGATTCAACCATACTGAAACAAAATCTGTTACTATCAAAACCAATCTTAGTTTCCTACGTCATAAATTAGGAAAAAATATTTCACAAATTGAAGTTACAGAAATCTTAAAACGACTTGGATTTACTGTAACAAACGAAGGTGAAGAGTTAACAGTTCTTGTTCCTAAATTCAGACAAAACTATGATGTCACCATTCAAGAAGACCTTGTGGAAGAAATTGGTAGAACCATTGGATATGCATCCATCCAAACACAAGCACTTTCTATGGCAGTAGAAACACCGATTCGAAATCCATTACGTGAATTAGAAAGAAGAGTAAAAAACTTTTTAGCATTAGAAGTTGGATTTAACGAAGTATATAACTATTCCTTTGCTTCTCCTGCAGATGCAAAATTAGAAGCAACTTTAGAAAGTTCTTCGCTAAAGATATCAAACGAAATGCCCGACGAACATTCGTTACTTCGCAACAGTTTATATCCAGGTTTAATCAAACAAGCTAAACTCAATCAAGACCGATTTGATTCCTTTAATCTATTTGAATTGGGAAGAACCTATCATAAGGAAGGAAAAGGCTCAGAATTAGCGGAAGAAAAACGTTGGATGTCTATTCTTTCTCTTTCCAAAAATAAACAAAATGACATAACATCAATAGAACTTGAATTTCTGCAATTAAGAGAAACCATCTCCGATCTATTTCAATATCTAAACCTTCCAAAGTTCCAATGGTTAAAAACTTCCAAAAATTATTTCCATCCGAATGCAGCACTTGTGCTTTCTTATGAAGGAAACGAAATTGCTGAATTGGGGATTCTTCACACGCGTTATGCGGATGAATATGACTTAAAACGTAGGGCCATTTTATCAAAAATCAATATGGAATTATTAGTAGAAATTTGGGAAAAATGGGGAAGAAACTCACATTTTATTCCGCCTTCTAACTTCCCACAAGGCCAACTCGATCTTTCATTGCTCATGAACGAAAAAGAACCAACTGAACCTTTTGCGGACTTAGTCAACACAATGAATATTCCTGAACTTGAATCTGTGTTTGTTCAGACGATCTTTAGAGGAGATTCTGTAGGAGAAGGAAAAAAATCTGTCACCTATCGATTTCAACTTATGTCCTATGATAAAACCTTTACACAAGAAAGATTTAAGGAACTATCTGATTCGCTTGTCGAGATGGCCAAAGTGAACGGTTACAACTTACGATAA
- a CDS encoding RecQ family ATP-dependent DNA helicase, with protein sequence MGNLIVDPFGFAEILRVTLDLHSELKTKFGFSEFRPGQEEAIRSVLNGEDTLAILPTGAGKSLIYQLPATIQKDKLTLVISPLIALMKDQTESLLAKGIPAAFCNSTQDEVEQMTILAKSVKGEIRVLLVSPERALSNGFLRIFRELDLFALVVDEAHCVSQWGHDFRPEYRQIHILRERHPRPNFPILALTATATKKVQSDVQAALGMKSPNVVLSTFYRPNLKFSVEYPSAERDKADRLIELLEPWKDGRKFPGRAIVYCATRKKTDEVYDLLKDFGFSVGKYHAGRTDGIRERTQNAYTSGKVPILVATNAFGMGMDQPDVRLVVHYQVPASLEAYYQEAGRAGRDGLNSECVLFFKAGDVATQAFMLSKETNFKGGDTLLKYIKEYANKEECRQVQLCSYFGETISPCGSCDICTEVGTNLHRSHFLKSEAAKVQKKNEKREYPLSDWEEETIQNFLKEHPAVFGKTIIAKTLVGKRTKDVLRYRMERNPFHGKLDGIPEEAVIAKLETWVEEKKVLVAGAKYPKLYLPNFSKIKQKVSTSNSDDTNSSPSKTKKPPTLNSQILKELINYRDRKARQLKWKKFMVFQNPVLKRIAERKPRTLSELEGTKGVGPAKVERFGNDIIEILSKWD encoded by the coding sequence ATTGGGAATCTTATCGTTGACCCGTTCGGATTTGCAGAAATCTTGAGAGTTACCTTGGATCTACATTCGGAACTCAAAACCAAATTCGGTTTTTCGGAATTTCGCCCAGGCCAAGAAGAGGCCATTCGTTCCGTTTTGAATGGCGAAGACACTTTAGCAATTTTGCCAACAGGTGCTGGAAAATCTCTAATCTACCAACTTCCTGCAACCATCCAGAAAGACAAACTAACACTAGTTATTTCCCCACTCATCGCCTTAATGAAAGACCAAACAGAGAGTTTGCTTGCCAAAGGAATTCCTGCTGCTTTTTGTAATTCCACACAAGATGAAGTCGAACAAATGACCATCCTTGCTAAATCGGTGAAAGGAGAAATTCGAGTCCTTCTTGTTTCTCCAGAAAGAGCACTTTCCAATGGATTCCTTCGTATCTTTCGAGAACTAGATTTATTTGCTCTTGTAGTGGATGAAGCACATTGTGTTTCGCAATGGGGCCATGACTTTCGTCCCGAATACCGCCAAATCCATATTTTGCGGGAACGCCACCCTCGCCCCAATTTTCCAATTTTAGCGTTAACTGCCACTGCGACAAAAAAAGTCCAATCCGATGTGCAAGCAGCACTGGGGATGAAATCTCCGAATGTGGTTCTATCTACCTTTTATAGACCCAATTTAAAATTCAGTGTAGAATATCCATCTGCCGAAAGGGACAAAGCCGATAGACTCATCGAACTTTTAGAGCCTTGGAAAGATGGAAGAAAATTTCCGGGTCGTGCCATTGTTTACTGCGCCACTCGGAAAAAAACTGACGAAGTGTATGATCTACTAAAAGACTTTGGTTTCTCTGTGGGAAAATACCATGCAGGACGAACGGATGGAATTCGAGAACGAACTCAAAATGCATATACTTCTGGAAAAGTACCCATCCTTGTGGCTACCAATGCTTTTGGGATGGGGATGGACCAACCTGATGTTCGTTTGGTGGTGCATTACCAAGTTCCTGCCTCACTCGAAGCCTATTACCAAGAAGCTGGTCGTGCTGGAAGAGATGGACTAAATTCGGAATGTGTGTTGTTTTTTAAAGCGGGTGATGTGGCCACACAAGCCTTTATGTTATCCAAAGAAACAAACTTCAAAGGGGGAGATACTCTTCTCAAATACATTAAGGAATATGCAAATAAAGAAGAATGTAGGCAGGTTCAACTTTGTTCCTACTTTGGTGAAACCATTTCTCCTTGTGGAAGTTGTGATATTTGTACTGAGGTGGGAACAAATCTCCATCGTTCTCATTTTTTAAAATCGGAAGCAGCCAAAGTCCAAAAGAAAAATGAAAAAAGGGAATACCCTCTTTCTGATTGGGAAGAAGAAACCATTCAAAATTTTTTAAAAGAACATCCTGCTGTATTTGGAAAAACCATCATCGCGAAAACTCTTGTGGGCAAACGTACAAAAGATGTCCTAAGATACAGAATGGAAAGAAATCCTTTCCACGGAAAATTGGATGGAATTCCAGAAGAAGCAGTGATCGCAAAATTAGAAACTTGGGTGGAAGAAAAAAAAGTTCTGGTGGCCGGAGCCAAATACCCAAAACTTTATTTGCCTAATTTTTCTAAAATAAAACAGAAAGTAAGCACATCTAACTCTGATGATACGAACTCTTCGCCATCAAAAACAAAAAAACCACCCACTCTCAATTCTCAAATATTAAAAGAGCTTATTAACTACCGAGATCGTAAGGCCAGACAACTCAAATGGAAAAAGTTTATGGTGTTTCAAAACCCTGTCCTCAAACGAATTGCAGAAAGAAAACCAAGAACTCTTTCGGAACTGGAAGGCACAAAAGGTGTGGGACCGGCAAAAGTAGAACGGTTCGGAAATGATATCATTGAAATCTTATCCAAATGGGACTAA
- a CDS encoding amidohydrolase family protein → MEKIAGKIVTHEREFEGTIEFDSSTGLITGVKEGIDLDAHQFSEGSVIFPGFGDIHIHAREDVSGKHTYKEDFISAGNAAINGGVIHVADMPNNPVPPIDDESYSAKQALTKKAPIHITLYAGIGPHTKPLEKKVPYKVFMGPSIGELFFHDNASLEEVIKHYVGQDISFHCEDPEILVANQSQPTHEKRRPKEAETVATDFALYLIEKYNLKGKLCHYSTKDGLSKIIAAKKRGVNVTCEVTPTHLMFDTDMLTETNHKWFQMNPPLRGKEDREAMVQGILNGHIDYLATDHAPHSIEEKQKGTSGISQLDTYGLFVTYMILKLNIPMTTVAKICAKNPGEFVAPYLPDKFGKGVGIINQGYAANFSVLNLKKPVEFKKSMVKSKSGWSPFEGFQFPGSIEAVYFLGKEIHAK, encoded by the coding sequence ATGGAAAAAATTGCAGGGAAAATCGTCACTCATGAAAGGGAATTTGAAGGTACGATTGAATTTGATTCAAGTACTGGACTCATCACAGGAGTGAAAGAAGGAATTGATCTTGATGCTCATCAGTTTTCTGAAGGTTCGGTAATTTTTCCCGGTTTTGGTGATATCCACATCCATGCAAGAGAAGACGTAAGTGGAAAACATACTTACAAAGAAGATTTTATTTCAGCCGGGAATGCTGCGATCAACGGAGGTGTGATCCACGTAGCGGATATGCCAAACAATCCCGTTCCTCCCATCGATGATGAGTCATATTCCGCCAAACAAGCGCTCACTAAAAAAGCACCTATTCATATTACCTTGTATGCAGGTATCGGTCCTCATACTAAACCTTTGGAAAAAAAAGTTCCCTATAAAGTGTTTATGGGCCCTTCCATTGGAGAATTATTTTTTCATGACAATGCTTCCTTAGAAGAAGTGATCAAACACTACGTAGGCCAAGACATAAGTTTCCATTGTGAAGACCCGGAGATTTTAGTAGCCAACCAATCACAACCCACTCATGAAAAAAGACGTCCCAAAGAAGCAGAAACAGTAGCTACTGATTTTGCATTGTATTTAATCGAAAAATACAATCTGAAAGGAAAACTCTGTCATTATTCTACAAAAGATGGTCTTTCAAAAATCATCGCTGCTAAAAAAAGAGGAGTGAATGTAACTTGTGAAGTGACACCCACTCATTTGATGTTTGATACAGATATGTTAACAGAAACCAATCACAAGTGGTTTCAAATGAATCCACCACTTCGAGGAAAAGAAGACCGAGAAGCAATGGTCCAAGGAATTTTGAATGGACATATCGACTACTTAGCAACAGACCATGCCCCGCATTCCATAGAAGAAAAACAAAAAGGGACAAGTGGAATCTCACAACTGGACACTTATGGACTATTTGTAACCTATATGATACTCAAATTAAACATTCCTATGACTACTGTAGCAAAAATTTGCGCCAAAAATCCGGGAGAGTTCGTAGCACCCTACTTACCTGACAAATTTGGCAAGGGTGTTGGAATTATTAATCAAGGTTATGCGGCGAATTTTTCTGTCTTAAATTTAAAAAAACCAGTTGAATTTAAAAAATCAATGGTTAAAAGTAAGTCCGGTTGGTCACCCTTTGAAGGATTCCAATTTCCGGGATCTATCGAAGCAGTTTACTTTTTAGGCAAAGAAATACATGCAAAATGA
- a CDS encoding MBOAT family O-acyltransferase, with product MLFNTFVFLLFFVVVYAIFLGFGWFAGKQKWAYRAQNLWLLLASYFFYGWWEWFFLTLILISTIIDYGAAILIEGTENQIRRRLYLSVSIVANLGLLFTMKYYDFFAVNLIDSWNQIALWLGSTEATNSNTYLLRNIILPVGISFYTFQTMSYTIDVFRRQIKAERDFFDFALFVNYFPQLVAGPIERAQDLLPQLKKPKFPTWEGVQKGLYDILLGYFMKVYVADNLATYVDQVFLAGKSLYTQNPEIIQTLDGSQIFAGAVLFLPQIYCDFAGYSFIALGISRLLGVTLTVNFETPEFSKTPTEFWNRWHVTLNRWYRDYIYISLGGSKYGKFAQYRNLFIIFFLSGLWHGANWTFITWGCLQGVYTLVYLIGFAKKKEEKTEPVTPESPTLKDKLISFLSGTSSRVLIYMLVAFSGLAFRSYDAQMMFLYMKKFLFVWSWDLHPNNNIKDMAGILGEYIRIFLPLLILDGITYFKKERYWIFLIHPIFQALVLSLMGFLILTRGIFGKEVIYFAF from the coding sequence ATGCTTTTTAACACCTTTGTCTTTTTGTTATTCTTTGTGGTCGTGTATGCGATCTTCTTGGGATTCGGATGGTTTGCCGGAAAACAGAAATGGGCATACCGCGCACAAAACCTATGGTTACTTCTTGCATCGTATTTTTTTTATGGATGGTGGGAATGGTTTTTTCTCACACTCATTCTCATTAGTACCATCATTGATTACGGTGCTGCCATTCTCATCGAAGGTACAGAAAACCAAATTCGTCGTCGTCTTTATCTATCAGTTTCCATAGTAGCCAACTTGGGCCTACTTTTTACCATGAAGTACTACGATTTTTTCGCAGTGAACCTCATTGATTCATGGAACCAAATAGCTTTATGGTTGGGATCTACGGAAGCCACTAATTCCAATACCTATTTACTTAGAAATATCATCCTTCCTGTGGGAATTAGTTTTTATACCTTCCAAACCATGTCCTATACCATCGATGTGTTTCGCAGACAAATCAAAGCAGAAAGAGACTTTTTTGATTTTGCTTTGTTTGTGAATTATTTTCCACAACTGGTGGCAGGACCGATCGAAAGAGCACAAGACCTTCTGCCTCAATTAAAAAAACCAAAGTTTCCTACTTGGGAGGGAGTGCAGAAAGGCCTGTATGACATTTTGCTAGGTTACTTTATGAAGGTGTATGTTGCTGATAACTTGGCAACTTATGTAGACCAAGTATTCCTAGCAGGAAAATCATTATACACTCAAAATCCAGAAATCATCCAAACCTTAGATGGATCTCAAATTTTTGCTGGAGCCGTTTTATTTTTACCTCAGATTTATTGTGACTTTGCTGGTTATTCCTTTATTGCTCTAGGGATCTCTAGGCTACTTGGAGTCACACTGACTGTAAATTTTGAAACTCCCGAATTTTCTAAAACACCAACAGAGTTTTGGAATCGCTGGCATGTAACACTCAATAGGTGGTATCGAGATTATATTTATATTTCCTTAGGGGGAAGTAAATATGGAAAATTCGCACAGTATAGAAACTTATTTATTATCTTTTTCTTGTCGGGGCTTTGGCACGGAGCCAATTGGACCTTTATCACTTGGGGATGTTTACAAGGTGTTTATACTTTAGTTTACTTAATTGGTTTTGCCAAAAAGAAAGAAGAAAAAACAGAACCTGTAACCCCGGAATCTCCTACCTTAAAAGATAAACTTATCAGTTTTCTTTCGGGGACATCTAGTCGAGTTTTGATTTATATGTTGGTTGCCTTTAGCGGTTTAGCCTTCCGTTCATACGATGCACAAATGATGTTTCTTTATATGAAAAAATTCCTTTTTGTTTGGAGTTGGGATCTACATCCAAATAACAATATAAAAGATATGGCTGGAATTTTGGGTGAATACATCCGAATCTTTTTGCCACTATTGATTTTAGATGGAATTACCTATTTTAAAAAAGAAAGATATTGGATCTTTTTAATACATCCTATATTTCAAGCCTTAGTTTTATCATTAATGGGATTTCTCATTCTTACTCGTGGGATTTTTGGAAAGGAGGTAATTTACTTTGCGTTCTAA